In Gammaproteobacteria bacterium, the genomic stretch TTAAGGCGCTGCGCGACTACGGCATCTCCGCCCCGATCGACGTGCACCTGATGATCAAGCCCGTGGACCGGATTATACCGGAGTTTGCGGCCGCCGGAGCAAGCCTGATCAGCTTCCACCCCGAGGCCAGCGAGCATGTGGACCGCAGCTTGCAGGCGGTCCGGGACCACGGCTGCAAGGCCGGGCTGGCGCTGAACCCGGCCACGCCCCCCGAATCGCTGGAGTACGTGCTGGACAAGCTCGACCTGCTGCTGGTCATGTCGGTGAACCCGGGCGCGGGCGGGCAGGATTTTATCCCCTCGGCCCTGGCCAAGCTGCGCAAGACCCGCGCCCTGATCGAAGCGCGCAAACCGGATATCCGGCTGGAGGTGGACGGGGGGATCAAGGTCGGCAACATCGGCGAAGTCGCGCGCGCGGGGGCGGATACCTTCGTCGCCGGTTCGGCGATCTTCGGCAGCGGCGATTACCGGCGGACGATTGCCGGCATGCGCCGGGAGTTGGCAAAAGTTGCCCGGGAGTAGCCCGCCTCCCGCTGCGCCCGCGCGCCCGCTGCGCCGCCCCCGAGCCGTGCTGCTGGACCTGGACGGCACCCTGGCCGACACCGCGCCCGACCTGGTGAGCGCCCTGAACCATGCGCTGGCGCGCCTGGGCCGGCCCGCCTGCGATGCGGAGCGGGTGCGCCCCTGGCTGGGCAGCGGGGTGGAGACGCTGGTGCAACGCGCCCTCGCGGGCGGCAACGGCGCCGCGCCCGCCCCCGCCGAGCTGCACCGCGATGCGGCGGCGCTGCTGCTGGAATTCTACGGGCGCAATACCTGCCGCTACAGCAGTTTGTATCCCGGCGTCCTGGAGGGCCTGGACTACCTTCGGGATCAGGGCATCCGGCTAAGTTGCGTCACCAATAAAAGCGCCCGCTTCAGCGGGCGGCTGCTGGAGAAACTCGGCATCCGCGACCGCTTCGGGATCGTCGTAAGCGGCGACACGCTGGCCCGCAAGAAGCCGCACCCGGAGCCGTTGCTGCATGCCGCCAGGCAATTGCGGGCAGCGCCCGGAGAGTCGCTGATGATCGGAGACTCCCAAAACGATGTGGAGGCCGCCCGCAACGCGGGGATGCCCATCCTCTGCGTGGATTACGGGTACAACTCCGGCATGGATATCCGGGACTGCGGGCCGGACTTCGTGCTCGATTCCCTGCGCCGCCTGCGCGAGCTGTTCTGACGCGACGGCGGCAGTCGTCAGATGCCCGACGCGATGCCCACCGCGATGCCCGTTGCGATGCCCGACGCGATGCCCGACGCGATGCCCGACGCCGCGATGCCATGACGCCGGAGCGGTTCCACGAGCTGGCGGCGCAGGGCTACAACCACATCCCGCTGATCCGCGAGGCGCCCGCCGATCTGGAGACTCCCCTCAGCGTCTATCTGAAGCTGGCGGCCGGCCCCGGCTCTTACCTGCTGGAATCGGTGCAGGGCGGCGAACGATGGGGGCGCTACTCGATCATTGGCCTGCCCTGCGCCCGGCGCCTCGAGGCGAAGGACGACGAGGTGGTGGTGCGCGACGGGACCACGGTGCGCGAGCGCGCTCGCAGCGACGACCCGCTGGCCTGGATCGAGGGCTACCAGCGGCGGCGCAAGGCGCCCGTATGCCCGGAATTGCCGCGCTTCTGCGGCGGCCTGGTCGGATACTTCGGCTACGAGATCATCCGCCACCTCGAGCCGAGTCTGCGCGGCAGCTGCCGGCCCGACCCCCTGGGCGGGCCGGACGCCTGCCTGCTCGTGTCCGACGAGATCGTGGTTTTCGACAACCTGAACGGGCGCCTGTACATCGTGGTCCATGCCGACCCCGGCCGTCCCGCGGCATACGAAACGGCCCAGGCCCGCCTCGACGAATTGGCCGCGCGGCTCTATTCCACCTCCCTGCGGTACGCGCCGGCGGCGGCGCCGGCGCGGGAAGCGAAGTTGCGCTACGGCCTGCGCCGGGAAGACTTCGAGACCGCGGTGCGCAAGATCAAGCGCTACATCGTCGCCGGAGAGGTGATGCAGGTCGTTCTCTCGCAGCGCCTGTCCGCGCCCCTGCGCGTCCCGCCGCTGCAGTTGTACCGCGCCCTGCGCTCCCTCAATCCTTCGCCCTATCTGTACTACTTCGACCTCGGCGGGTTGCACATCGTGGGCTCTTCGCCGGAAGTGCTGGTGCGGCTGGAGCAGGATGTCGTCACCGTGCGTCCGATCGCCGGTACGCGCCCGCGCGGCGGCAACGAAGCCGAAGAGCGGCGCCTGGAGCGGGAATTGCTGGCCGACCCCAAAGAGCGGGCAGAGCACCTCATGCTGATTGACCTGGGGCGCAACGACGTGGGGCGCGCCGCCCGCATCGGCAGCGTCAAGGTCACCGAGCGCATGGCAGTGGAGCGCTACTCGCACGTGATGCACATGGTTTCCAACGTAACGGGACGGTTGCGCCCCGGCCAGGGCGCCATGGATGCGCTGCGGGCGACTTTTCCGGCGGGCACCGTCACCGGGGCGCCCAAGATCCGGGCCATGGAGATCATCGGCGAGCTGGAAC encodes the following:
- the trpE gene encoding anthranilate synthase component I: MTPERFHELAAQGYNHIPLIREAPADLETPLSVYLKLAAGPGSYLLESVQGGERWGRYSIIGLPCARRLEAKDDEVVVRDGTTVRERARSDDPLAWIEGYQRRRKAPVCPELPRFCGGLVGYFGYEIIRHLEPSLRGSCRPDPLGGPDACLLVSDEIVVFDNLNGRLYIVVHADPGRPAAYETAQARLDELAARLYSTSLRYAPAAAPAREAKLRYGLRREDFETAVRKIKRYIVAGEVMQVVLSQRLSAPLRVPPLQLYRALRSLNPSPYLYYFDLGGLHIVGSSPEVLVRLEQDVVTVRPIAGTRPRGGNEAEERRLERELLADPKERAEHLMLIDLGRNDVGRAARIGSVKVTERMAVERYSHVMHMVSNVTGRLRPGQGAMDALRATFPAGTVTGAPKIRAMEIIGELEPAGRGIYSGAVGYLSWSGNMDLAIAIRTALIQDGTIHVQAGAGIVADSHPRREWEETLNKGQALFQAARDAGRYAMPAVTPGPAAAAGAAAGRRQSR
- a CDS encoding phosphoglycolate phosphatase, whose amino-acid sequence is MLLDLDGTLADTAPDLVSALNHALARLGRPACDAERVRPWLGSGVETLVQRALAGGNGAAPAPAELHRDAAALLLEFYGRNTCRYSSLYPGVLEGLDYLRDQGIRLSCVTNKSARFSGRLLEKLGIRDRFGIVVSGDTLARKKPHPEPLLHAARQLRAAPGESLMIGDSQNDVEAARNAGMPILCVDYGYNSGMDIRDCGPDFVLDSLRRLRELF
- the rpe gene encoding ribulose-phosphate 3-epimerase, which gives rise to MSAYAIAPSILSSDLARLGEEAAQVLDAGADFIHVDVMDNHYVPNLTFGPVLVKALRDYGISAPIDVHLMIKPVDRIIPEFAAAGASLISFHPEASEHVDRSLQAVRDHGCKAGLALNPATPPESLEYVLDKLDLLLVMSVNPGAGGQDFIPSALAKLRKTRALIEARKPDIRLEVDGGIKVGNIGEVARAGADTFVAGSAIFGSGDYRRTIAGMRRELAKVARE